A genomic segment from Streptomyces sp. NBC_01233 encodes:
- a CDS encoding AAA family ATPase → MPHSDRLPGAPEFRIKLPKDGGEARGYLLAEFGGNGTHKFLLLEGSMVVAEAWPGLGDHARRIRAELRASGGLVDAPAESDRPEAPPRWAATRDIACNSSSAAAALVYGYDASGPESWRTAEGHALADYLSTGWRAPRKAWLVRGSNVSGRNLVRQLWLKEGFVSLAGAHLPPLEETDPTKSVLRRYVEEGYEGAASYNQKRGLVDELHAFLTQMRVGDMVATIGDGRLHVGRITGEAVQTSSPGGLSNLRRTVAWLPQGHAYEELPEEVQQKLSVQHDVVDLTGVLEALDGLTGHTDPAAADDTGEFPAVERQALRELSLPDITEAFASDLLVHDRAWLEEMRELLLDERQLVLYGPPGTGKTYLAMKLAEYFGGGPEQVKIVQFHPSYAYEDFFEGFRPVEDPETREVAFRLTAGPLRELADLASREGNRHIPHFLIIDEINRANLAKVFGELYFLLEYRTRSVRLTYSGDDFALPPNLFVISTMNTADRSIALVDAAMRRRFAFVELSPRAEPTAGLLARWLKHEGRDPEPARLLDALNALINDADFAIGPSYLMKPGVYRKGGLERTWRTKILPLLEEHHYGEGLDVAARYGLDSLREQRQ, encoded by the coding sequence ATGCCGCACTCCGACCGCCTCCCCGGCGCCCCCGAGTTCCGCATCAAGCTTCCCAAGGATGGCGGTGAGGCGCGCGGGTATCTGCTCGCGGAGTTCGGCGGCAACGGCACGCACAAGTTCCTGCTGCTGGAGGGCTCGATGGTGGTGGCCGAGGCATGGCCCGGGCTTGGCGATCACGCACGCCGGATCCGCGCGGAGCTGCGCGCGAGCGGCGGGCTCGTCGACGCGCCTGCCGAATCCGACCGGCCGGAGGCACCGCCGCGTTGGGCGGCGACCCGGGACATCGCGTGCAACTCGTCCTCGGCCGCCGCCGCGCTGGTGTACGGCTACGACGCATCCGGCCCGGAGTCCTGGCGAACCGCCGAGGGCCACGCGCTCGCCGACTATCTGTCCACCGGCTGGCGTGCCCCACGCAAAGCGTGGCTGGTGCGCGGCTCCAATGTCTCCGGGCGCAACCTGGTGCGGCAGCTGTGGCTGAAGGAGGGGTTCGTCTCGCTCGCGGGCGCGCACCTGCCGCCTCTGGAGGAGACCGATCCGACCAAGAGCGTGCTGCGTCGCTACGTGGAGGAGGGGTACGAGGGGGCGGCCTCGTACAACCAGAAGCGGGGCCTCGTCGACGAGCTGCACGCCTTCCTGACGCAGATGCGCGTGGGCGACATGGTGGCCACCATCGGCGACGGCCGGCTGCACGTCGGGCGGATCACCGGGGAGGCCGTGCAGACCTCGTCGCCGGGCGGGCTGTCCAATCTGCGAAGGACCGTCGCCTGGCTGCCGCAGGGCCATGCGTACGAGGAGCTGCCGGAGGAAGTGCAGCAGAAGTTGTCTGTTCAGCATGACGTCGTCGACCTGACCGGTGTCCTGGAGGCGCTGGACGGGCTCACAGGGCATACGGACCCGGCAGCAGCCGACGACACCGGCGAGTTCCCCGCCGTCGAACGGCAGGCGCTGCGGGAGCTGTCGCTGCCGGACATCACCGAGGCATTTGCGTCGGACCTCCTGGTCCACGACCGCGCCTGGCTGGAGGAGATGCGTGAACTGCTGCTCGACGAACGGCAGCTGGTGCTCTACGGCCCGCCGGGCACTGGTAAGACGTATCTGGCGATGAAGCTGGCCGAGTACTTCGGCGGCGGCCCGGAACAGGTCAAGATCGTGCAGTTCCACCCTTCGTACGCCTACGAGGACTTCTTCGAGGGGTTCCGGCCCGTCGAGGATCCCGAGACGAGGGAGGTTGCCTTCCGGCTGACGGCGGGCCCGCTGCGGGAGCTCGCCGATCTCGCCTCCCGCGAGGGCAACCGGCACATCCCGCATTTCCTGATCATCGACGAGATCAACCGCGCCAATCTGGCGAAGGTCTTCGGCGAGCTGTACTTCCTCCTGGAGTACCGCACGAGGTCGGTGCGTCTCACCTACTCCGGCGACGACTTCGCGCTGCCGCCGAATTTGTTTGTGATCAGCACGATGAACACCGCCGACCGGTCGATCGCCCTGGTCGACGCGGCGATGCGGCGCCGTTTCGCGTTCGTGGAGCTGTCTCCGCGCGCCGAGCCGACCGCCGGGCTGCTCGCGCGCTGGCTGAAGCACGAAGGCAGGGACCCGGAGCCCGCCCGTCTCCTCGACGCCCTCAACGCCCTCATCAACGATGCCGACTTCGCCATCGGCCCCTCGTACCTGATGAAGCCGGGCGTGTACCGCAAGGGCGGCCTCGAACGGACCTGGCGCACGAAGATCCTGCCGCTGCTGGAGGAACACCACTACGGCGAGGGCCTCGATGTCGCCGCACGCTACGGTCTCGACTCGTTGCGCGAGCAGCGCCAGTGA
- a CDS encoding McrC family protein, with amino-acid sequence MTAPVPVGEVTLREYGPAVSVPLGSEAGRALAVSGILQSATPDPGRDGHWLLRAGSRVGAVRTPGGPVVRITPKTPVSRLFFLLGFSLDPARAWRDSREGTVDTGAYDDVVPALAHAVERQIDAALRQGVLQGYREVEESALVVRGRLREAEQIRRHFGRTPPVEIVYDAYTVDTAENRILRAATERLLRLPGVPSPVRRRLAHQRVRLADALPLIRGQELPRWQPSRLNSRYQPALRLAEAVLRGTSPEHRPAGAEPLTVDGFLLDMNKLFEDFVTVALREALQEHGLTARLQDPHHLDTAGLVRIRPDLVVRTGDGRTPLAVVDAKYKVEKADGLLNADLYQALAYATVLSLPEAHLVYAAGRQPERFHEVRGTTAGPEGRGVRLYQHSLDLSREPEQLLSALKEIAGRLAGATPHP; translated from the coding sequence GTGACCGCGCCCGTGCCCGTGGGTGAGGTGACGCTGCGCGAGTACGGGCCCGCCGTCTCCGTCCCTCTGGGCTCCGAGGCCGGGCGGGCCCTCGCCGTCTCCGGCATCCTGCAGAGCGCGACCCCAGATCCCGGCCGCGACGGGCACTGGCTGCTACGGGCGGGCAGCCGGGTCGGCGCCGTGCGGACGCCCGGCGGGCCGGTCGTACGGATCACGCCCAAGACCCCCGTGAGCCGGCTGTTCTTCCTTCTCGGGTTCAGTCTCGACCCGGCACGTGCCTGGCGTGACAGTCGGGAGGGCACCGTCGACACCGGAGCGTACGACGACGTCGTGCCCGCACTCGCGCACGCCGTGGAGCGGCAGATCGACGCGGCACTGCGGCAGGGGGTCCTCCAGGGCTACCGGGAGGTGGAGGAGTCCGCGCTGGTCGTGCGCGGGCGGCTGCGCGAGGCCGAGCAGATCCGGCGACACTTCGGCCGTACGCCGCCTGTGGAGATCGTCTACGACGCGTACACCGTCGACACCGCCGAGAACCGCATTCTGCGCGCCGCCACCGAGCGGTTGCTGCGGCTGCCGGGCGTTCCCAGTCCCGTCCGACGGCGTCTCGCCCATCAGCGCGTACGTCTCGCCGACGCACTGCCACTGATACGAGGACAGGAACTGCCGCGTTGGCAGCCGTCACGCCTGAACTCCCGCTACCAGCCGGCACTGCGGCTCGCCGAGGCCGTTCTGCGCGGCACCTCACCGGAACACCGGCCGGCCGGGGCCGAACCGCTCACTGTCGACGGCTTCCTGCTCGACATGAACAAGTTGTTCGAGGACTTCGTCACGGTCGCCCTGCGTGAGGCCCTTCAGGAGCACGGCCTGACCGCGCGCCTCCAGGACCCCCACCACCTCGACACCGCGGGTCTGGTACGGATTCGCCCCGATCTCGTCGTCCGCACCGGCGACGGACGCACTCCGCTCGCCGTCGTCGACGCCAAGTACAAGGTCGAGAAAGCCGACGGACTCCTCAACGCCGACCTGTACCAGGCGCTGGCGTACGCCACCGTGCTCTCTCTGCCCGAGGCGCACCTGGTGTACGCGGCCGGACGGCAGCCCGAGCGCTTCCATGAGGTGCGCGGAACGACGGCCGGGCCGGAGGGACGGGGAGTGCGGCTGTACCAGCACAGCCTCGACCTCTCCCGCGAACCCGAACAACTCCTTTCGGCTCTGAAGGAGATCGCCGGACGGCTGGCCGGAGCCACCCCACATCCGTGA
- a CDS encoding helicase-related protein, translating into MDPRQELVDYLTRQLVGPAGGDDEVLDAPPDRQYLMGTLYPQQADRQRRLDLAADDPEAPGAEQDAPDVDPAPDPVPETNSWLPASLGISFYTDAIDVEVSCAAARYETRRNEPGRGRRWQRIPLRSETHTIGPDREEVPVLDDRAKIQLTRRSYGAGALITVALVNEKHHDPADDKAPDWDDMLFQCQLSVRPADGAVLPYPNVRLASRDPEERELRLQYRHVVTHAVGHGCAVREDHGEDGGVERLACEALPRAEVPAIRAGGPLDAPALTISHLADPAVDRDQLREELAEFAAAYHAWYVGQRSVDVPPWGREAAERILDRVRQTVTRIEAGVRTLCDPDRPELLDAFRIAQRAMLLQMRHSAPDQAGQRRHRADPVALDPPVDPKATWRPFQLAFFLLALDGVADPGHRDRDTTDLIWFPTGGGKTEAYLLLAAFTIALRRIRGEGGGTTVLSRYTLSLLTTQQFQRAATTICALEHLRRAEPGLGLGGEPITIGLWVGDTTTPNKFQAAKDAFDEQREASHPEDVFILDRCPWCGTRILPPTRSSVRSDYGVRAETDEFTFYCTRDECAFHDVLPVAVVDQHLYEDPPTFVLGTVDKFARLAWEPDSGSLFGAGAGTGNRPPSLIIQDELHLLTGPLGTTVGLYEAAILELCTGPDGRPPKIVAATATIRRSAEQVRALHHQDVQLFPPSGLDARDSFFAVPDTGRPGRLYLGVMAQGHTAGRGAVATTAAMLQGVHQLPEEHRDDYWTLVAYHHSLRELGRTVTAAGDDIPAQLRGLDEGSGTRELVGEQVQQLDSSVKRADQPILLDRLEKPWTDPRSVSFLPCTNMLSVGVDVKRLAYMLMQGQPKTTAEYIQATSRVGRHHVPGLVVTYFNATRPRDRSHYETFMDYHRALYRYVEPASITPWSLPARRRALHAALVILVRHRLGLAAENRAGRITDHKEDAGRIADALAERAATAERGAAGSDADAVRADVRAELGYLLDDWYRQADTAAAEGKDLYYRSQGKGQHNLLKGFEQRYGLWETLNSMRSVDRDCQITVTGAGK; encoded by the coding sequence ATGGACCCGCGCCAGGAGCTGGTCGACTACCTCACCCGCCAGCTCGTCGGCCCCGCCGGCGGTGACGACGAGGTACTCGACGCACCGCCGGACCGGCAGTACCTGATGGGCACGCTCTATCCGCAACAGGCGGATCGTCAGCGCCGGCTCGACCTCGCCGCCGACGACCCCGAGGCACCTGGTGCCGAGCAGGACGCCCCCGACGTGGACCCGGCCCCCGACCCCGTGCCCGAGACCAACAGCTGGCTGCCCGCGTCCCTCGGCATCAGTTTCTACACCGATGCCATAGACGTCGAGGTGAGCTGCGCCGCCGCCCGCTACGAGACACGGCGGAACGAACCCGGGCGCGGGCGGCGCTGGCAGCGCATCCCCCTCAGGTCCGAGACACACACGATCGGCCCCGACCGGGAGGAGGTCCCGGTCCTCGACGACCGCGCGAAGATCCAGCTGACCCGCCGCTCCTACGGCGCGGGCGCCCTCATCACCGTGGCCCTGGTCAACGAAAAACACCACGACCCTGCCGACGACAAGGCGCCGGACTGGGACGACATGCTGTTCCAGTGCCAGCTCAGCGTCCGCCCCGCCGATGGCGCCGTGCTGCCCTATCCCAACGTCCGGCTCGCCAGCCGCGATCCCGAGGAACGCGAACTGCGCCTGCAATACCGGCACGTCGTCACCCACGCCGTCGGCCACGGCTGCGCCGTCCGCGAAGACCACGGCGAGGACGGCGGTGTTGAACGCCTCGCCTGCGAAGCCCTGCCACGCGCCGAGGTACCCGCCATCCGGGCCGGCGGCCCGCTCGACGCCCCCGCGCTCACCATCTCCCACCTGGCCGACCCGGCCGTCGACAGGGACCAACTCCGTGAGGAGCTCGCCGAGTTCGCCGCCGCGTACCACGCCTGGTACGTGGGCCAGCGATCCGTCGACGTGCCGCCCTGGGGCCGGGAAGCCGCAGAGCGGATCCTCGACCGCGTCCGCCAGACGGTCACCCGCATCGAGGCCGGCGTGCGCACCCTGTGCGACCCCGACCGGCCCGAACTCCTCGACGCTTTCCGCATCGCCCAGCGCGCCATGCTGCTGCAGATGCGGCACTCCGCCCCCGACCAGGCCGGTCAGCGGCGCCACCGCGCGGACCCCGTGGCCCTCGACCCGCCCGTCGACCCCAAGGCCACCTGGCGCCCCTTCCAGCTTGCCTTCTTCCTCCTCGCCCTCGACGGTGTCGCCGACCCCGGACACCGCGACCGGGATACCACCGACCTGATCTGGTTCCCCACCGGCGGCGGCAAGACCGAGGCGTATCTGCTCCTGGCCGCCTTCACCATCGCCCTGCGCCGGATCCGCGGCGAAGGCGGCGGGACCACCGTGCTCAGCCGCTACACCCTCAGTCTGCTCACCACCCAGCAGTTCCAGCGCGCCGCCACCACGATCTGTGCTCTGGAGCACCTTCGCCGCGCCGAACCCGGGCTCGGCCTCGGTGGCGAGCCCATCACCATCGGCCTGTGGGTCGGCGACACCACCACCCCGAACAAGTTTCAGGCGGCCAAGGACGCCTTCGACGAGCAGCGCGAGGCCAGCCACCCCGAGGACGTCTTCATTCTCGACCGCTGCCCGTGGTGCGGCACCCGCATCCTGCCGCCGACCCGGTCCAGCGTCCGCTCCGACTACGGAGTCCGCGCCGAAACGGACGAGTTTACCTTCTACTGCACGCGTGACGAGTGTGCCTTCCACGACGTCCTGCCCGTTGCCGTCGTTGATCAGCACCTCTACGAGGATCCGCCCACCTTCGTCCTGGGCACCGTCGACAAGTTCGCCCGGCTCGCCTGGGAGCCCGACTCCGGCAGCCTCTTCGGCGCCGGCGCCGGCACCGGCAACCGGCCCCCGTCCCTGATCATCCAGGACGAGCTGCACCTGCTCACCGGACCGCTCGGCACCACGGTCGGCCTCTACGAGGCGGCCATCCTGGAGCTGTGCACCGGCCCGGACGGCCGCCCGCCCAAGATCGTCGCCGCCACGGCCACCATCAGGCGCTCCGCCGAACAGGTCCGAGCCCTGCACCACCAGGACGTCCAGCTCTTCCCACCGTCCGGGCTCGACGCCCGCGACAGCTTCTTCGCCGTCCCTGACACCGGCCGCCCCGGCCGCCTCTACCTCGGCGTCATGGCTCAGGGCCACACCGCGGGCCGCGGAGCCGTCGCCACCACGGCGGCCATGCTCCAGGGCGTCCACCAGCTCCCTGAGGAACACCGCGACGACTATTGGACACTCGTCGCCTACCACCACAGCCTGCGCGAACTCGGCCGCACCGTCACCGCGGCCGGCGACGACATCCCCGCCCAGCTCCGCGGCCTCGACGAGGGTTCGGGCACGCGCGAGCTGGTCGGCGAACAGGTACAGCAACTCGACAGCAGCGTGAAGCGCGCCGATCAGCCCATCCTCCTCGACCGCCTTGAAAAGCCCTGGACGGACCCCCGGTCGGTGTCGTTCCTGCCGTGCACCAACATGCTCTCCGTCGGCGTCGACGTGAAGCGGCTCGCGTACATGCTCATGCAGGGCCAGCCCAAGACCACCGCCGAGTACATCCAGGCCACCAGCCGCGTCGGCCGCCACCACGTGCCCGGACTCGTCGTCACCTACTTCAACGCCACACGCCCGCGCGACCGGTCCCACTACGAGACCTTCATGGACTACCACCGGGCGCTCTACCGCTACGTCGAACCAGCCAGCATCACGCCCTGGTCCCTGCCCGCGCGCCGCCGCGCTTTGCACGCCGCGCTCGTCATCCTGGTCCGCCACCGACTCGGCCTGGCCGCCGAGAACCGGGCCGGACGGATCACCGACCACAAGGAAGATGCAGGGCGGATCGCCGACGCCCTCGCCGAGCGTGCCGCGACCGCCGAGCGCGGCGCCGCAGGATCGGACGCCGACGCTGTGCGCGCCGACGTACGAGCGGAACTCGGCTACCTCCTGGACGACTGGTACCGGCAGGCCGACACCGCCGCCGCCGAGGGCAAGGACCTCTACTACCGCAGTCAGGGCAAGGGCCAGCACAACCTGCTCAAGGGCTTCGAGCAGCGTTACGGCCTGTGGGAGACCCTCAACTCGATGCGCAGCGTGGACCGAGACTGCCAGATCACCGTGACGGGAGCAGGAAAGTGA
- a CDS encoding sigma-70 family RNA polymerase sigma factor translates to MTPSPKASAPPAAAPETGLAATEAARRLAQARRMLARYADADGTVSKLAHDGVVRLHGLSPAEARELTADFPITRPGTPRVPAESVERREARSAASALAPASKATPQRPSIGGKRAQVASTAVDARLADAVRAARAVLEEDRWRREPSRVLLKADEEVGLAVLLRGGTDRLGRDIPAEEIGDLPRDGEQWCAYECLVLHNRRLVWKIAQGYQGRGLDIDDLVQHGTIGLMRAVRKFDATKGYKLSTYATWWIKQAITRAIADEGTLIRVPVHMHEKVSKVAVAERKLLSEGRARTVDNVAYATGLTFAEVEEVRRISRPTDSLDRIIGDDTALGDLIIGPSRLPGPAVVLIRKELQARLRHILEHLSERERHVLVRRTGLDGDEPDTLEDIGVVFGVTRERIRQVESKAKAKFRGQLIRHGMIPSHL, encoded by the coding sequence GTGACCCCGTCGCCGAAGGCATCCGCCCCACCGGCCGCCGCCCCTGAAACCGGGCTCGCCGCGACGGAGGCAGCCAGACGCCTGGCCCAGGCCCGGCGCATGCTCGCCCGCTATGCCGATGCCGACGGCACCGTCAGCAAGCTCGCCCACGACGGAGTTGTACGGCTCCACGGGCTCAGCCCTGCCGAAGCGCGTGAGCTGACCGCCGACTTCCCGATCACCCGCCCCGGAACGCCCCGCGTGCCCGCCGAATCGGTGGAGCGTCGTGAGGCCCGCTCCGCTGCGTCTGCACTCGCTCCCGCGTCCAAGGCCACGCCCCAGAGACCGTCGATCGGCGGGAAGCGTGCCCAAGTTGCGTCCACCGCTGTGGATGCACGACTGGCCGACGCCGTCCGCGCGGCTCGGGCCGTGCTGGAGGAGGACCGGTGGCGGCGGGAGCCGTCCAGGGTCCTGCTGAAGGCGGACGAGGAAGTCGGGCTCGCCGTTCTTCTGCGGGGCGGTACCGACCGCCTCGGCCGCGATATTCCGGCGGAGGAGATCGGCGACCTACCCCGCGACGGCGAGCAGTGGTGCGCTTATGAGTGCCTCGTGCTGCACAACCGGCGGCTTGTGTGGAAGATCGCGCAGGGCTACCAGGGACGCGGACTGGACATCGACGACCTCGTCCAGCACGGAACCATCGGACTGATGCGTGCGGTCCGCAAGTTCGACGCCACCAAGGGCTACAAGCTGTCGACTTATGCGACGTGGTGGATCAAGCAGGCCATCACCCGGGCCATCGCCGACGAGGGCACCCTGATCCGGGTGCCCGTGCACATGCACGAAAAGGTCAGCAAGGTGGCCGTCGCTGAGCGCAAGCTGCTGAGTGAGGGCCGGGCCAGGACCGTCGACAACGTGGCCTACGCCACCGGCCTTACCTTCGCCGAAGTGGAGGAAGTACGCAGGATCAGCCGGCCAACCGACTCCCTGGACCGGATCATCGGCGACGACACCGCCCTCGGCGACCTCATCATCGGGCCGAGCCGACTGCCCGGACCCGCTGTCGTGTTGATTCGCAAGGAGCTTCAGGCGCGCCTGCGGCACATCCTGGAGCACCTCTCCGAGCGTGAGCGGCATGTCCTTGTCCGACGCACCGGTCTTGACGGGGACGAGCCGGACACGCTTGAGGACATCGGGGTCGTCTTCGGTGTCACACGTGAGCGCATCCGCCAAGTCGAGTCGAAGGCCAAGGCGAAGTTTCGTGGCCAGCTGATCCGTCACGGGATGATTCCGTCGCACCTCTGA
- a CDS encoding UvrD-helicase domain-containing protein: MPRLAFAQSFWDGYDTLEKPIRAGVRKAMAKFQAMSVADLNADKGLHLESVENARDPRMRTIRITDFWRGVVLAPDDGSDMFLLVNVLPHDDAYTWAAKRLYSANSATRALEVRNAVALDELTPLYETAARTAPRLLFADVSDGTLRELGIDNQVLRAARSLVDKAQLEAFSTLLPEDQLEVLQYLAEGFSPEEVYRDVVAVRRPADAPPEPVEDLATVIANTPARVRLITGPQELEEILEKPFEAWRVFLHPSQRRVAYRTSYGGPVQVAGGPGTGKTVAALHRVKHLLGRSEDGRILLTTFTNALAAGLREMLALLLDEDEKLLARVDVTTVDAYANGIVRAKSAAAPRPIGDREQRQLWEKAVKQLDLPFTAQFLAQEYRHVVLGQNLRDLDAYLGASRRGRGTGLGPTRRREVWSGVERFEQFLRDRGETTHLGVCARAAELLAGEPTPYAHVVVDEAQDLHPAQWRVLRTAVSPGPDDLFVTGDPHQRIYDSRVSLGSLGITTAGRSFRLRVNYRSTEEILAWSARLLAPVTIDALEGEGTDSLAGYRSLLHGRRPQAQGYATRQEETEALVDRVRALLAEGLAPHEIGVCARFNLSLDAAEEKLKAAGVPVLRVKRQVAQGTEGVRLATMHAMKGLEFRAVSVLGVTEGTVPFAREITPREVDLLQHDADLLRERCLLFVACTRAREALSVTWSGAPSPFLPRAA, from the coding sequence ATGCCCCGGCTCGCCTTCGCCCAGAGCTTCTGGGACGGCTACGACACCCTGGAGAAGCCCATCCGAGCCGGCGTGCGCAAGGCCATGGCGAAATTCCAGGCCATGAGCGTCGCCGATCTCAACGCGGACAAGGGACTGCACCTGGAGTCCGTCGAGAACGCCCGTGACCCGCGGATGCGCACCATTCGCATCACCGACTTCTGGCGGGGCGTCGTCCTCGCCCCCGACGACGGCAGCGACATGTTCCTCCTGGTCAATGTGCTACCGCACGACGACGCCTATACCTGGGCGGCGAAGCGTCTGTACAGCGCGAACTCCGCGACCCGGGCCCTGGAGGTACGCAACGCCGTCGCCTTGGACGAGCTGACGCCGCTGTACGAGACAGCCGCACGCACGGCTCCACGGCTGCTATTCGCGGATGTCTCCGACGGCACGCTGCGCGAGCTCGGCATCGACAATCAGGTGCTGCGCGCCGCGCGTTCGCTGGTGGACAAGGCCCAGCTGGAGGCGTTCTCCACGCTCCTGCCGGAGGATCAGCTGGAGGTGCTGCAGTATCTCGCCGAGGGGTTCAGCCCCGAAGAGGTCTACCGGGACGTCGTGGCCGTCCGTCGGCCCGCCGATGCACCCCCTGAGCCGGTGGAAGACCTGGCCACGGTGATCGCCAACACTCCCGCACGCGTCCGCCTGATCACCGGGCCGCAGGAGCTGGAGGAGATTCTGGAGAAGCCGTTCGAGGCCTGGCGGGTCTTCCTCCACCCCTCCCAGCGGCGCGTCGCCTACCGCACCTCGTACGGGGGTCCCGTCCAGGTCGCCGGCGGACCCGGGACGGGCAAGACGGTGGCGGCCCTGCATCGGGTCAAGCACCTGCTCGGCCGTTCCGAGGACGGCCGCATCCTGCTCACCACGTTCACGAACGCGCTGGCCGCCGGACTGCGTGAGATGCTCGCCCTACTCCTCGACGAGGACGAGAAGCTGCTGGCCCGGGTCGACGTGACAACGGTCGACGCCTATGCGAACGGCATCGTGCGCGCGAAATCGGCGGCCGCGCCCAGACCGATCGGGGACCGGGAACAGCGGCAGTTGTGGGAGAAGGCCGTCAAGCAGCTCGATCTGCCGTTCACCGCCCAGTTCCTGGCCCAGGAGTACCGGCACGTCGTACTCGGCCAGAACCTCCGCGATCTCGACGCCTACCTCGGGGCGAGCCGTCGCGGCCGCGGCACCGGCCTCGGCCCCACGCGCCGCCGGGAGGTGTGGAGCGGCGTGGAGCGGTTCGAACAGTTCCTGCGCGACCGCGGCGAGACCACACACCTGGGCGTCTGCGCCCGCGCGGCGGAACTCCTCGCTGGCGAGCCGACTCCGTACGCCCATGTCGTCGTCGACGAGGCACAGGACCTGCACCCCGCACAGTGGCGTGTGCTGCGGACCGCCGTGTCTCCTGGCCCCGACGACCTGTTCGTCACCGGCGACCCGCATCAGCGGATCTACGACTCCCGGGTCTCGCTCGGCTCCCTGGGCATCACCACGGCCGGCCGCAGCTTCCGGTTGCGCGTCAACTACCGCTCGACCGAGGAGATCCTCGCCTGGTCCGCGCGGCTCCTCGCGCCCGTCACCATCGACGCGCTCGAGGGCGAGGGAACGGACTCGCTGGCCGGGTACCGCTCCCTGCTCCACGGGCGCCGCCCCCAGGCGCAGGGGTACGCGACTCGGCAGGAGGAGACCGAGGCCCTGGTGGACCGGGTCCGGGCGTTGCTCGCCGAGGGCCTCGCACCACACGAGATCGGCGTGTGCGCACGCTTCAACCTTTCCCTGGACGCGGCCGAGGAGAAACTGAAGGCTGCGGGCGTCCCGGTGCTGCGTGTCAAGAGACAGGTCGCGCAGGGGACCGAGGGGGTACGGCTGGCAACGATGCACGCGATGAAGGGGCTGGAGTTCCGCGCGGTGTCCGTCCTCGGTGTCACCGAGGGCACCGTCCCGTTCGCTCGTGAGATCACCCCACGCGAGGTGGACCTACTGCAGCACGACGCCGACCTGCTCCGGGAACGCTGCTTGCTCTTCGTCGCCTGCACTCGCGCTCGGGAAGCGCTGAGTGTGACGTGGAGCGGAGCTCCGAGCCCGTTTCTGCCGCGCGCCGCCTGA